In Lycium ferocissimum isolate CSIRO_LF1 chromosome 7, AGI_CSIRO_Lferr_CH_V1, whole genome shotgun sequence, the sequence AGCACTGCAACTTCTTTTGGATTTCCCTACTAACAATGACATGAGCTTTCTAGGACACAGTGATTCCTATAGCTTGCATCCCCTTTTAGGTGAAAGCTCATTGATCTGCCCTAAAACAGAATATGCAGGGTGCTTTCTCTGATATCAGTGGCTCTGAAATTTTTTGATGCTGGTTGTTTTAGCGGTTCCAGCTGTGTGAAGAACACATAGAACTCTATCATATATTAATGTCATGTCAAAGCAATAGGGCTATCTCAGCTCCATCAGGGGAAAAGACTGTATTTCACCTCTATATATTTTGTCATAGCAATAGTGCTATCATGCGTGATATTTTTTGCTGAAATGTCCAGGAGTTCAGGTCTATTTTTCGTTTCTATAAGTTGATCGTGCTTGCATATTTcagtttatttttttggtttcaaCCTGAATAGCAAGTAAACAAGAACTAGTAGAAACTTCTGAAGTTTACTAGTGCCAGAAAATTGGGAACACCAAGGGATTCTTGACAACATTTCAACTCATTGGAGCTTCAAGCTTTTTATGCACAATCTCAGAGGCAGTGTGTAAGTACTAGTAGAAACTTTCTGCAGTGGAATTATAATTATCGTAACAATCAAACCTTCATGAGTGCTGTTCTTACACAAACTAGGAAAACTTAACACGTTTAACACGTTTGAAACATCCAACAAAGAGCAACAAGAACGAAAATTCACAAGGAGAATGAAACATTTCATAGCTTTAACATCCAAGACAACCAATCAACTTCTTAGGAGCTTGTCCCGTGGCACGATACTTGGCAGCCATCTCCTCTGCTTTAAGAAGTTCTTCTCCTTTTCTGGCTTCAACCATAGCTCTCTTTTCGTCTGCCTCTTTGTGAACTGCGGCCACTCTATTTTTAATCTTCTCTCCATATTCTGCTTTCTTTTGCTCTAGTTGCTCCTGCAAAATTGCACAAGTTAtcatcatgaaaaattaatgtGACAAAAACCAGTTTCTAAAGACTAAAGTTACCCCTTTAGCTAGCACTAAGGTTAAAGCAAATAAAGAGTCCTTGGCTGACAATCTAGCTCGCAGCCAGGATGCGGGGTATTTTATGAAACAATATTGAAAAGCAGttcaaaatgaaatattttcCACAATACATCATGTTTCAAGTATTGCCATGTTCAAAATTATTGAAGAAGCATGTATACTAGATTTCGCGCCTGGTTACCTCAAGTTTCTTCAGTTTAGATTCAAGATTTGCTTTCTTGGTGTTCTCCCATGTTCCAACTGCAGAGAGCTTCTTTTGGGCCCTATTCAATCATTTGGCAAGTTGAAGATGACTTAGGTAATTGAATTGGCAAATAACTTTTTGAATGCAGATGAATGGTATATTAATGTCCGGCACAAAATTCGGAACTTTCCTAGGTTCTTTCCACTAGTAAATGAATATTGATAGAAATGTTGacactttgacccaaagaaGGTGGAAAAGAACACGAGGAGGTGAAAGACGCATTAAGCATCCACAAAAGAATGTTTTGCAACTTGAAATGTGACAATATTTTATCtacattttccagaaaattagaatttttttaggaaaaaaaaaaactcaattaaGAGCTATGAGTTCTCCATATAGGGAACAAAGTATTTGTACAGTACTTGAAATATGACAATATTTTATCtacattttccagaaaattaGAACTTTtttaggaaaagaaacaaaattaaGAGCAATGAGTTCTCCATATAGGGAACAAAGTATTTGTCTgtacaattttcttgaataacACAGAAAGCTAGAAATCTTACTTGTTTTCCACCTtgcttttttcactttcttccCACGCCTTGATATAAGAATTCCTTTTCTCTGTTTCAAGGTGTGCGAGAGCAACATCTGgcgaaaaaatatgaaatagagAACTTGTTAACTACTGAGATGTGACCAACTCTGATAGACTCATTCTTTTGCTGTAGTTTGTCATATAACAGGAAAAGCTCCAAATAGAAGTTGCATAAGCCATCTAATGCATGAAATGGATAAGCTGTTTCATTGAGAATATAAACTCTTCAATGATAATATTGCAATATGCAACATAAGCACATTCTCTACACTTAGAAAGTTTTCAAGAAATGGTATTGGTACATACCTCTGTCGAGGGAtccctttgaacttttctttgTTGAAGAATCAGGCTCTGCCAAAATAAGTAAATGACAAAATATATCATAAGACACAGATCATTTCCCTCAAGATACAAGCAGCTCAAAAGTGTGTTTGCTGTTGAATCTTTCAATCAGAAGCTAGTTACAAAAATATAGAACCTCAAGTTCGTGATCAACCAGGTTAACACCAATAATCTGTTTGTGTTACATTGGCCACGAGAACACTCTGTTTAAAATGCCTCAACTATTTCAGCATTACAATACTCTGTCATACTATTAcgcaacatttttttttttttttaaatggaggAATTGTCCGAGTCTGTTTACATGGACCTCGACTATTTCACCTGGTACTTCCTAGAGTGCCGGTACCGAGTGACTCTACAGTAGGTACCCACTACCCAACTTCACTACAATTGTTATCGACCAATGATTCCCAGAGTGGACATCCACTAATTCTCTTGATGAAGGTAAACCAGAGTGACCAGCCACTAATTCTATTGATTATTAAAGGTAAACCAGAGTGGACATCCACTAATTAAGTCGGGCATCTAATCATCTAGatgtatgtatttatttatttttgtcaaaAGTAAAGGAGACATGTTGGACCTATTGATGATATTAATgatcttaaaaaaaaagtataccAAGTCTCCAATAATTCAAAAGTTGTTGGCAATATAAAGGCATCAAAATTAGTCGAGTCCAGCAAGATAGgaataatgataataaaaataaatcataacatatttaGTCTTTAATTTACCTACAGCTCTATCATTCAGTCATGGTTTATTAATGTATTTGTACCTCAATATATTActtaaccataattaattaaCTATGTAGTTTGGTGTAAATACGGGACGACGGTTGTTAGGATTAGGAATAACGGGAAGTAAAAAAGTTTATCTATGGATGCTTTGTGGTGTTCATGAGATATCCAACAGAAACTTCAAACTTGTGCTTATTATCAAACCTCTCCAAGCTAAATAAAAACACTGGGAGAATACACATAGTGGTTTAGACAAAAGTTTTAGCAATCAAGGAATGACTTGAATAGCCAAATACAGAGAACATAGTGGTTTAGACCAAAGATGATAAGATATCTTAAAGACATCTATAGAGATAGTACtgaaaaagtcaaaattttatttacttaCTCCATCATTTACAGGCACAAACAGTAATAAGTTTGAATAATGACTACTCATATCTTTATGAAGGAAAAGTAACTTGAAAACCTCATCCTCTGAATTTTTATAAGAAAGAACACTAATCTTGCTGAACAATGAACATATccacacaaaaataaaagagaggaaCAAAAAGATTAATTTACTTGGTGGAGGAACAGTAGCAAGAGCTTTAGAATCATCAGCTTTGGCAGGGGCAGACATGGTAGGAGTATTCGAAGCAACAACTGGTTCTGCTTGAGGTTGAGTTGCTACTGCAGTGGCTTCTGCCATTGTTAATTATAGgaatatttatatatagaaagaaagaagaaggaatcaagaaaaaacaaatGGAAACTAGTTGTTCAATATCTGGAGATTCTCTCGGTTGCTTTATATATACTACTAGTACAACTTTTTTGGATAggctaaaaagaaagaaaggaagagtgAAGAAGTAGTGAAAGAATTGGATAATTTGGTATTGAATCAAACGTGGAGACAGCGTTGTGAACGTGTCGGCATGTGAGAGTGTCGGCAGACGAGTACTACAATTTATTTGAAGCACTATTTATTTACATGACACCGAAAGTGTATTACTAGTAGTAGCTTTTCACGGGAGAGAGTGGCAAAAACTCGCACACCTAGTATCACTTTTCTTTGGTAAGTTTTCACCGTAACAGGTATTTGTATTTCCtatctaaattatttttaattattatattatattaaaaatgagaaattgctatctttaaagttaaattatcatTTTACCTCTAcactaaattaaaatataattaaaaactTATTAATTTAATAGTATTATTTTGCCCCTTAAGTTGAAAAACCTTAAATTGAATTACATGAATTGGAAGTGGATCAGTAGTACTTTAATGTTCACACCAATTCAATGAATCTAATTGCCCAATTTAATTAGGGTGAGCATATTCATATATCCTTAAAAAGTTAAGTAACCTTTGAATCCTTTAGCAACAAAACTATTAATTCAATACATTTTATTGGATCATATGCATGTAAATCCACATACCTTCTAGAGTTAATGTTATAGAGTTACTATGCACGATTTCATGTACTCCCTACGTTTACTTTTATTTGTCTAATATTCTAAAattagattttcacttttacttgtcacttttagtaTATCAAGAcaagataatttcttttttcctgttttataGGATTaaatactcacttcaaatcatttttcaaatttaataaaaatatgcaccaattaatatgttTGGTAGAATTacgcacttcatttattatttctaagcGCGTATAACTAAATGTCGGGACAAGTGCTAGttaaagtgaacggagggagtattaaacaACTAACTTTTGCAATTCTTGTTGTTTATCTTTGGCTCTTGCTCTCTCAACCTTGGGCTTTTCAAATACTAACTCATTAATTGCGGTTATCctataaatgtttttttttttttcattctttggaCCTTAATTCTAGATGTACGTGCACGCAATGTAAATGAAGAGCTTATTGAGAGCTTATGAAAATACTTTTCTCTTAGATGTTATATAAACATCAAATACGTGAATCACtcacacaacaatccaaatgGCTTTTCCAGAACAAATCATGTCgcatttgcttcttcttttttagcaCTATTTCATAGCTAAGTTATATCTGTCTTTTTCTAGTCTTCTCCTTGACCAGTCCATCAATggttttatctttttattaggTACGTAGATCGACTGATCTCTTCATTTGAATTTCACTGCATAAAACACTGTTTGAGTATTCTTCTTGATATAATAAAAATTGTCTACCGCTATATTCTTTATGTGTTATTTCATGTTAATGGTTGATTATAGTATATTTTTAATGACTTTATTTAAGTATCAATTGCTTATCCTTTTTATcttaaaaattgatcaaaaaggaaaatgtaacgattcatgcaaaaaaaaaaaaaaaaatgatacggTAAAAAAATAGTGTTTGCGGCATCAATTCCGTACTAAAGTATTTTGGATAAACGTGCAACACACATTCTTAGAGGCTAGTTTATCAAAAACACACCTCGACTAGTATTTGATGGTGCATGGTgtacattcttttttcttttggtttaaaAATGGTGCCAAATCGGCACTCCATGCGGATAATTAAAGgaattaattgaaaaattaaaataaattaagagataatacaaaaaatatcaattttttgtGAGGTTCCAACACTAgtcgaggtgtgttttgataaatagttgctAATAGTTCAGGTAGAACACGCAAACACttgatagttcaggtgtgttttgataaataattggTGATAGTTCGGGTAAAAGAACACACGATAAGTTCGGATAAGCCTCACTAAAAGCATAATCTTcaagtgtgtttttgaccattatctcttttaattaatatttggaGTACTAGAGTTGTCAATTTTAACCAAATTTATGTAATATGATAAACTGATCTCTGAAAGTTTGATGAGCTGAGTCATTAGAGggtataaaatatttcaaaatggATTGAACTCATAATGAGGATAAAAGATTATAATGACTCAAAGTTTAATGAGTTGAGTATATTGAGACAGTAACATAGTTAAGAGCAGAGCAAAATGAATTGTTCCCACGTTGAGGTTAAAAGAATATATAATTCCTCAACGTTTGATGGTCATTTTGCTAATAAATGTTTAGTATATTCAGTACCTATAATTAAATCAACTAGTTTTAATTCACGTTATATAAGATTTATTAAAGAATTAAACGTCCATATCAAAGACTTATTTCATTCTCAAAGGCAAAGCTAAAATCCAAAATCGCTTGAAACATTGTACTATAACTTAATTTGTGACAATACAAATTTTTTTGCCAAACTGTCAATTGGATACTCTTATGAGATTGAACCCACAAAGGAGGTAGAGTCAGCTAAGCCTGCCCTATATAATAGTACTCCTTGTAAGTTTTCCATCGGGTCCCCCAAGTTCTTCATGTTATTAATGTTCATAacttcatatatttttatttatatattttatcaatTGGTTAATTTTCGGCGTATTATGAGACTTGAGAAGGTTAATTACTTGCAatagtatatattattttgtatgCGTTGTACAGAATTTAAAGACATCACATAAAGTCTGAAAAAGTTAGATTTAATATTTAGGAATTAAGTTCGATGCTTAATTCTAAAAAAACTTAAAAGCTTGAGTGgtcttatttttctaaaacacTTTGCCAAAATTTGCATAAAACTTTGTATATTTAAATACGAACTATCTTTTTCCGTCTATTTTATGAGTATATAAGAAAAGCAGAGAAAAATAGAACTGAGAAGATGATGATAAAATCATAACTGGCATATATTATGTGACAAGCTTTCCTCAATATCACTATATTATAAGCTTCATATATACGATAGACACAACTTTCTTTATATATAGGACAAGATAATTCTTCTTTTTTGCAAGGGGTAAGTAGAGGataacctttaaaaaaaatatatatatatgaaaatcattatcattattcaAGACCACCAAAAGCCAATTTGTCCACTTCAGGATGGAACCTCTTTTTGACGACAACGTTTCCCATTATGTTAGCTAGatatactttaaaaaaattaggcattttaaatttcattcatttagtTTGTTTAGATACTAAATATCTGCATTTTGATTAGTAACTTTCCACAAGTCTCTTACGACAGTTTTCGCGTTTGGTCCTATAAATTTCCaactttgtttattttattctgATTGTTCATCATTTAATTTGTTTATTCATGTGGTCGTTGTGTGCCCTTTTCTGGATATTTTTCTACACCAAATAAGTTAACGTGGTGAGGTCTTTGTCAAATCACGAAGCATCCATGGTTTCCTTTACTgtataaagaaaaattaatatgGGCCTACTTCGAATAAATGCCAACAACTATCATGTTCAAAAGTCGTAAAACAGATTATTACTCATATATAATCATTGTAAGTAAATGAAAAGATATCTTTCAAACTTAGCTCGTAAAATATTGATTCTACTGATCAGTTCATCTAAGTTATTAGACAGTATTTATCTAAATTACAAGTTTGGAAGTAAATAGTTCATACTATTTGGGATTTgttattttgattttcaaattattagtggctattttatatatttgacgctttgagaatgaaaaatgaccctgtgccatttttttttttctttcacgtTTTTTGGATCAAGTAGGATCTGTGaattgtgaaaaagaaaaaaatggaagaatgtACATTTTCTTGTACATTCttctattcaatttttaaatggCCATAAGAGATAATTTTCTACTTCTTTTGGCGGTACTTAATTGAAATATgcatacaatttttttcttcaagtacTTACTATTTGATGTTCACTGATCCTATTAATCGAAATTTATAATAACAAATCGATAAAGTATTCGCTATCACTTTTCCATTTCATATgatcaaattcaaattttctaaatgtgaaatAGAGcaattttaattattctatcgcACTTTTCGGTGGTATTCATGAAACCACTAGCTTAATGTTTTATGGGTTCTATGCTTTTTGATTCTCTTATTTTGTTATTCTATTTTCATGTGCTAAAGATATGTGTGTGTAAAAGGAGTACAAAATTTCCATTATGCAATGCTTGCTGTCCCTCTCTTTTTACCTTTTCTCTTTCCAATCATATACTATTGGTGTTTAACTTAATCTACTAGTGGGCAGTAAGCCCGTAaaccggttaaaccggaaccggaccggtaaccggTTACGGAATCGGCAAATCGGGCCCAAATACAAAACCGGAACTGTTgtccaaaaccttttttttttttttttttgtatatatatatattatagtatttattagtatattgtaggtatatttacatatgttatataagtttataagtaaagtttaaatatttatcaCTACTATTATCAATACGATatacgtgtgtgtatatatatatatatatatatatatatatatatatatatatatatatatatatatatagttactaagccttaagttatactacatatacctaaaatatattaagaatataCTTATTATAAATATCAAGATACTTAGGtcatataacttatatatatatatatatagatatatatatatgaagttatatatattaatatatatatatatgtttaagttatatgtatactatattactatatagtatatatacttataacttatattatatatatatatatttaagtatactatatatatatatatgtttaagtactatatgtatatacttataatatataatataatgtataacttaaacatatatatatatatatagtatactgttaatttttttctaagtttataaattcgtatatacgtataatatataatataatgtatAACTTAAagtcttaaatatatatatatatatatatatatatatatatagatgtttaagtatactataagtatatatatatgtttaagtatactatatatatacttataatatataatataatgtataacttaaacatatatatatatatatagtatacttataacttatatattataacttatatttatagcttaattttttctaagtttataaattcgtatatacggataatatataatataatgtaaaaagtcttaaacatatatatatatatatatatatatatatatatctgtgtgtgtgtgtttaagttataagtatatttatattataagtatattcttagtatattttagttatttttcaagtatataactttttagtttttaatttaagtagatgtatattataagtatattcttagtatattttaggtatattcctaacttaacataagtaaaaatatgaacacaagtaaatagaagaaaactggatatattttattcattcttggataacatttattttgcaagttgtagtttttttttaacaccaaataatacataagttgcaaagaaatagtcgaataataaaatcaccaattagaatcatttcgttaatttcccccatatcatatgagatatcttcaaagtcttcatggtccacttgctatcaaatcttcaatttcttcctcttcgccttctccgcttctaaattttggttgcgtctaatccaatcgcgaatgcacactagtacttgcaagctaaagccggataatgaatgtcatggtctccaatttgctgTCTTCAGCTTGGTAAATGCaaatacttgaaccgtaaggatatctcgagccattcttgagagtTTAATTGCCTTGTAACTATGTAAGACGTCCAATTCATCATATCCACATTTGGCCGCATCAAataaaaagttatattcatcaaagtttgcactatAAGGAGTTGTTTCGTgcatgtaaaacttttaaatgcgatAAACCCGACAAGCCACTTTGCTAcattgagaagtagtagggcgtggagcaacgggtgtagacgttcttccaaaattagaataatgagtaaaaaaatttctaaactcatcatcaatagcgagttcgttaaagatggttgaactcccgcttcaatttctaaaatgtataaattcgaccaaccaatgctttagtataagacacttttaaacaaggatttaacagagaacccaatataaataaagttgggatgggaaaaaatacttcataaatttgattatcatttcaaaatagccgcttgataaccgggtttatatttatactcttgtaaaactctagctatttccgctaagtaggctaaaattccggttaccgtgggatagaattgtctagctaattcttttttgcttaattaaattgtcatcaacccaatgacatgtaatagcaaaaaaatctaatttgttaagactaagacctaaatcagcggtaagagaaacattacaatttaaagaattaaatacatggcgcaaataaaatctatattttttattaaatctataacatccgctctacaagtacttctaggaataccctcaaataacggattataacaacgttgaatgtaagtaacaaaccccaaatccgaagaaaaggaaaatggtaaacaatcgtaagctaccattttagctatttctacacgttcttttttcttgtcatacttaaaatttctaccggttcgtgagtctatcgtcatttgaatacccccccccacatttgaacccgtttgctctcccaaacatccatacgTTTAAGTCTCATATGAttatttagtgtacccgttccaccatcttTACTAGTTCAAAAgtaaatacttgtccacataggCTACATTTAGTTGTTTGGCTTTCCctatccttagtcataaattttcaaattttagcggttTAATTTTGTCTTTGCATTTCTTTCTAatgttatcatcatcatcgttatcaatTCTTTCATTTGTCCACgcgattatttccaccaacatcaatacctaaattaggcgtttcttccacaaatgtttcctgaTAAGccccacccctaacaataccactactactaccggcaccacgtctaaatctctttgccattattaaatagaattaatttaaataacactcaaataaatcacaagaaaataaattgccaaattaaattgctagaattaaattgcgtaaattaaattgcgaaaaataaaggaaaaaggtacaaatcttaatttccaacaaagcgAAGATTAgatgcaaatccaccaaaggtacttcggattgttgcaaaatcactaattccaccaacaatattataattgcaaaattaataattaaactataataagactttataatatttatttgagtgaaATTTTAAAGCTCAATTGTTGCAAAGAACTATAAtcgagagattgagatttgagagaaaaagagaaagaaagaattggTACGATTAAAATGAAAACGGTTAGTTTTATATAAT encodes:
- the LOC132063926 gene encoding remorin isoform X2, translated to MSAPAKADDSKALATVPPPKPDSSTKKSSKGSLDRDVALAHLETEKRNSYIKAWEESEKSKVENKAQKKLSAVGTWENTKKANLESKLKKLEEQLEQKKAEYGEKIKNRVAAVHKEADEKRAMVEARKGEELLKAEEMAAKYRATGQAPKKLIGCLGC
- the LOC132063926 gene encoding remorin isoform X1, producing the protein MAEATAVATQPQAEPVVASNTPTMSAPAKADDSKALATVPPPKPDSSTKKSSKGSLDRDVALAHLETEKRNSYIKAWEESEKSKVENKAQKKLSAVGTWENTKKANLESKLKKLEEQLEQKKAEYGEKIKNRVAAVHKEADEKRAMVEARKGEELLKAEEMAAKYRATGQAPKKLIGCLGC